The nucleotide sequence GCGCTTCCACGTTTTCCTTCAGCTTGCCGGCTTCAAAGCCAACCTTGCCAACGGAGGTGTGGATGATGCCGTTCTTGTCGGTGCGGTAGCGAACCTGACCGGCCTTTGCGTTCTTAACCGCAGTAGCCACGTCCGGAGTCACAGTACCGACCTTCGGGTTCGGCATCAGGCCGCGCGGGCCGAGCACCTGACCCAACTGACCAACAACGCGCATCGCATCCGGAGAAGCGATTACCACGTCATAGTTCAGGTCGCCGGCTTTCATGTCGGCAGCCAGATCGTCCATGCCTACGCGATCAGCGCCGGCAGCCAGGGCAGCTTCAGCAGCCGGACCCTGAGTGAAGACGGCTACACGCACAGTCTTGCCAGTGCCGTGCGGCAGCACGGTAGCGCTACGAACGACCTGGTCAGATTTACGCGGATCAACGCCGAGGTTCACAGCAACATCAACGGACTCGGTGAACTTGACAGCGGACAGCTCGCTCAGCAGGGCAGCGGCTTCTTCGAAACCGTAGGCTTTACCTGCCTCGATCTTGGCGGCAATGGCCTTCTGGCGCTTAGTCAACTTAGCCATTTACACACCCTCCACGTTCAGGCCCATGCTGCGCGCGGAGCCAGCAATGGTACGTACAGCCGCATCCAGATCAGCAGCAGTCAGATCGGCAGTTTTGGTTTTGGCGATCTCTTCCAGCTGAGCACGGGTCACAGTACCGACTTTGACGGTATTCGGACGCGCAGAACCGCTAGTCAAACCTGCAGCCTTCTTCAGTAGAACCGAAGCGGGGGTGCTTTTGGTTTCGAACGTGAAACTACGGTCGCTGTAAACAGTGATGATCACTGGAGTCGGCAGGCCAGGTTCCATGCCCTGGGTCCGGGCGTTGAACGCCTTGCAGAACTCCATGATGTTCACGCCATGCTGACCGAGAGCCGGACCAACAGGCGGCGACGGATTTGCCTGAGCGGCCTTCACTTGCAGCTTGATATAAGCTTGAATCTTCTTAGCCATGAGCTACTCCAAATTTGGGTACAAGCGCCTTGCAGCTCCCCAGATATCTACGCATTTATCCCAGTGACGACAAAACCCCGCAGTCATTGACTGCGGGGTAAGGGATGCCTTTTCAGTTACGCCTTTTCGACCTGACTGAACTCCAACTCGACCGGAGTTGAGCGACCAAAGATAGTCACAGCAACCTGAATCCGGCTTTTCTCGTAATTGACTTCTTCGACGACACCACTGAAATCCGCAAAAGGACCGTCAGTGACGCGGACCATTTCGCCTGGCTCGAAGAGCGTTTTGGGTTTCGGCTTATCACTGCCATCAGCGACTCGACGCAGAATAGCTTCTGCCTCTTTATCAGTGATCGGGGCCGGCTTGTCAGCAGTACCACCAATGAAACCCATGACCCGAGGAGTATCCTTGACCAAGTGCCAAGTACCCTCGTTCATATCCATCTGAACCAGCACATAGCCTGGAAAGAATTTGCGCTCGCTTTTGCGCTTCTGGCCATTCCGCATCTCTACCACCTCTTCGGTGGGGACCAGAATTTCACCAAAACCATCTTCCATGCCGGCCAGCTTCACGCGCTCTACCAGAGAGCGCATTACATGCTTCTCGTAACCCGAGTAAGCATGCACAACGTACCAACGCTTAGCCACGGGACACCTTTAGCCAACAATCCAAGAGACAAGCCAACCCAGCAGGGAATCAAGCCCCCACAACAGCAGCGCCATAACGAGAACAACAGCGACAACGATGAGAGTAGTCTGCATCGTCTCCTGGCGAGTCGGCCAAACAACCTTGCGAATCTCTACCCGGGCCTCCTTCAACAAACCGAAGAAGAGCCGGCCTTTGCTAGTTTGCAGCGCCGCAAATACCGCCACCACTGCCAAAACCAACAACCCGAGAACGCGGTACAGAATCGGCTCGCTGGAGAAGTACTGATTACCGACCACGCCGACGACAACCAAAGCAGCGACAACCACCCACTTCAGCAGATCAAAGCGTGAATCTCTGGCCTCAGCCTTAGCATTCATATACGAGGATCCTGTAAAAGACATGCCAGATAAATCTGGCAGGTCAGGAGGGAATCGAACCCCCAACCTACGGTTTTGGAGACCGTCGCTCTGCCAATTGAGCTACTGACCTAAAACAAATCAGGCCGACCATTATGCCGGCCCGAGGAAATGAGATCAACCGATTACTCGACGACCTTAGCAACCACGCCAGCACCAACGGTACGGCCGCCTTCGCGAATTGCGAAACGCAGGCCATCTTCCATGGCGATCGGCTTGATCAGGGTAACAACCATCTTGACGTTGTCGCCCGGCATTACCATCTCAACGCCTTCCGGCAGCTCGCAGTTGCCAGTCACGTCAGTAGTACGGAAGTAGAACTGCGGACGGTAGCCCTTGAAGAACGGGGTATGACGACCACCTTCTTCTTTGGACAGTACGTACACTTCAGCTTCGAACTTGGTGTGCGGCTTGATGGTGCCCGGCTTGGCCAGAACCTGACCACGCTC is from Pseudomonas sp. LS44 and encodes:
- the secE gene encoding preprotein translocase subunit SecE, whose translation is MNAKAEARDSRFDLLKWVVVAALVVVGVVGNQYFSSEPILYRVLGLLVLAVVAVFAALQTSKGRLFFGLLKEARVEIRKVVWPTRQETMQTTLIVVAVVLVMALLLWGLDSLLGWLVSWIVG
- the rplK gene encoding 50S ribosomal protein L11, encoding MAKKIQAYIKLQVKAAQANPSPPVGPALGQHGVNIMEFCKAFNARTQGMEPGLPTPVIITVYSDRSFTFETKSTPASVLLKKAAGLTSGSARPNTVKVGTVTRAQLEEIAKTKTADLTAADLDAAVRTIAGSARSMGLNVEGV
- the rplA gene encoding 50S ribosomal protein L1, with amino-acid sequence MAKLTKRQKAIAAKIEAGKAYGFEEAAALLSELSAVKFTESVDVAVNLGVDPRKSDQVVRSATVLPHGTGKTVRVAVFTQGPAAEAALAAGADRVGMDDLAADMKAGDLNYDVVIASPDAMRVVGQLGQVLGPRGLMPNPKVGTVTPDVATAVKNAKAGQVRYRTDKNGIIHTSVGKVGFEAGKLKENVEALIADLKRLKPASSKGIYIKRVTLSTTMGPGLLIDQASLEA
- the nusG gene encoding transcription termination/antitermination protein NusG, with protein sequence MAKRWYVVHAYSGYEKHVMRSLVERVKLAGMEDGFGEILVPTEEVVEMRNGQKRKSERKFFPGYVLVQMDMNEGTWHLVKDTPRVMGFIGGTADKPAPITDKEAEAILRRVADGSDKPKPKTLFEPGEMVRVTDGPFADFSGVVEEVNYEKSRIQVAVTIFGRSTPVELEFSQVEKA